The genomic interval AAGCGCGTCCACAGCATAGCAACGCGGCGCGCCCCTCCCGCGGCCCGCCAGTCTCTGCCGCGCCTTCGATGTCGGAGTACGTTTCTCGCACGCTGCTCGACTGAATACAAAAGAGACAGTTTTAGTTGTGTAAACctaattttcttgtttttaatatttttgtttaagtttgaaatatttgcCTTAAAAATGTCAACTTTACAGAAACAAGAACGGAAGATGGTATTTGacgtttataattattttttaaacgacAATAACATCACAGAATCGCAAAAGAAAACGGCAGAAGCGACTAAAAAGTCCATTTCTACGGTGAAAAGAATTATCAAAGAGGGCAAGTCTTCAGATTTTTCAGGGGTATTTAAGACCCCTGGTAAAAAGAGGGAGAGGATAAAAACGGTGACTGGCATTGATGGTTACAACAAGGGAATAATAAGAAGATGTATACACAATTTCCACTTACTTAAAAACGAGTTGCCCAGTATAAGTAAACTTCTCGCGAAGCTAAAGATTGAAATAGGCTTCCAAGGCTCAGAAAAAAGCCTACGCTCTGTCATAAAAGAACTTGGGTTTCGTTGGAGAACCACTGGCAGCAACAGAAAAATGTTATTAGAAACGTCAAATATTAGgtttttaagaattaattacatacaaacaattaGGCAATACCGGCAAGAAAATAGACCAATAATTTACACAGATGAGTTATACGTACACGCATCTAAAACAAAAGGTTTAAAGACACCTATACCTAAAGATCAGCGCGTGATCATAGTACATGCTGGATCAGAGAGTGGTTTTGTGCCCAATGCCTTACTCACCATCAGGTCAGGCATGAAGTCCGGCGACTACCACGGCGGTATAACTTGTGAAAACTACGAAAAGTGGGTAAGAACTCAACTGTTACCGAATCTACCTCCGCGTTCTGTTGTAGTTTTAGACAACGCCCTCTACCACAACAAAGAAGCCAATGTGATACCTAATTCGAATGCGAAAAAATCTGACATGCAGGCTTGGCTGCTCGAAAAAGAAATACCATTTACACCTGACATGCTGAAGCCCCAGTTGTAccacttaataaaaaagaataaagaccGTTACAAAAAGTTCAGTATTGACagtattttaaatgcgaaTGGTCATGATGTTCTCCGCTTGCCACCGCAACATCTCGACTTGAATCCAATAGATATGGCGTGGGCAGTGATTAAGGGATATGTTAGCAGTAAAAATGTAGGTTGGAATGTACCTTTGATTATAGATTCTGTGAAGGAAAAAGTAAACGCAATGAGTCCACACGATTggaagaacttgtgcgataaAGTGAAGGAAATCGAAGTAGCGTACGTCGAAAACGACAATATGATTGACGAAATGACAGATCAGTTTACTATAGACAAAGGAGATTCTGACAGCAGTGATTCTGACATGTCAACTGACTCGGAGGACGAACCAGGTCCCAGCGGGCCAGGTCCTGACCCTATAGCGTTTGAATACGTGCAGTGTGTTATGAGTGATAgcgaataaatgattaaaagaTATAGTACACATAAGTTTTTTGtacgtttaatttatttttattcctaaTAGTTGCTGGAATGAGATGGAATAAGACATAGTACCTACGCAgatgtaaatatttgtttaccgttataactatttaccttaataaaataattgaaaaacaaaacaattagattaaatttatgttaaatataacttttgtaataaCTTAGTAAAGTAGAGAATcgccttttttgaagtcggttaaatttcaaaaatcttagtataacaaacactttcctgaaaatcGATTcggcgaaacgcgagataatcgcggacaaacatacataaatacaggccaaacttataatcacgttttttaaaaacagacCTCCCTGAGAAACGGTTCCCTACCTAAAAGGTTAAAACGGGACCCTATCAAGCCTCCGCTTTCAGTCCGTCTGAAAAGCTGAAATTTCCATAaataatgtacttatttacgttgctattgagattcaaatagtgacaggttgctagcccatcgcctaaaagaagaatcacaagtttaaaagcctgtcccttagtcgccttttacgacatccatgggatagagattgagtggtccttttctaaagCGTACTAAGTGTACGGATCCCTTCTTTCGCTAATGCGActtgcactttgttttttatgattttgtccAAGCGtctattaagtatattattttttggtaccTTTTGTTGTAAGGTGAAATGGCTGCAGCTACCGAGATCTATCCTCTAATGTGCTATTGGGATATACCAGCGGACACTCCTCCACAGCTGCCAAACTATTGCCAACGAGGGATTTACAAGGTTTGGGTCATTCGGATGAGATGCTAGTGGACTGGATACTCGTGACTGTATtgaacatattaaaataatgaatactaGGGGCTTCATGATTTAACTCTCGGTTCAATTAcaatttacaaacttggtatgtATCTACTTACCTACTTGGTATCTCGGAGGACAGTGAAATCGCTACTTGTAAATATCTGACTGTACTTACCTATTCCTGGATCACGGTTATAGGATCCGAGCCATCCCCCAGGGAGGACCCAACCAGGACAAATATCTGTTCAATGATTAATATTGCTTGTGACTATACATAAAGTGCGAACAGCTACGGAATAGGGTAGTATCCACGAGTATCAGAGCCCACTCGTTGCAATAAGCGCTGCGGTGACCACACAATTGGTGCATTTCCgcagtattttttaatgatttcttACATTacaaagtaggtatatattttattatcaggggtttcatgtagactaattTTTGCAGGAATTTCCCACGGAAGCGAAGCAAcgaacaaaatatagtatatgtTATAACGCCATTGCCGATACGCTGACGTTACAAACTCAGACGCAGTATAGTTTGACACAAAATGTCACCTTTACCCAATACGTTACCCACATCCCACTTAAACGGGCATTATTAGGTCAATTTATGTGATTCGACAGCAGCACTACACTGGACCTGTTGTTAGAAATTCCCtgcgacaaattacacagattgagttagcctcgaagtatgttctatgataaatacttaattagaaATACATCCAAGAAATCCATTTAGAAAAGGTTCGtttataatcataaataataattataatcatgCCGTGGTCGGAATTCAAACATAGTACCACCTCTGGTCCACAAAAAATCACACTACCGCctactgctgcgccacagatgCCGTCCGAAGTACTAGGACACCAGCACTTGTAGTCACCCGAATGCCCAGGGTTGCAGAGCGATGGCGGCGTATCCGGCGGTTGCTATGACGACCGCCGCTTTGCTACTCATAGTTACCTGGTACCGCGCAGCCTGTATCAGGTGCTAGACGAATACTaggataattaattaaaactctGGACACTGGTGTGCGTTATACGAGTATTGGCTTGCTATTCACGTAGAAAATCATCAACATCTGTTAGGTACACACACTCAGTcatgaggtagacagagccgatagtcGAAGACCTAAGGTCACGATCAGGGAATTAGGCCCGCATATATATCCGAATGCAATATATGTATTGgtcttctctctctttctacCACTATAATTGAGTTACAACGTTCGCGATATAATTCTAAATGTGGTAGGCCTGtcgcctttaaaaaaattataaaattaaagtttccTATTGACCTATGTAGGGTTAGATATGTTCCCTACTTAACAGTGTCATAAAGCTTTTCCTCTTTTgattcactttttattatcatgtacgtgaaacgggacagcgatagtatttcgcgcgataaaaacggtaCAAATTTTTACCCATCTTTATTCTAAGTTGGCAGAGaccactttccacttgccacgatacccgcatacttctttcgctgcatcattactctcttcatcgAGAGGGATACTGGGATACCTTTATTAATGTGACTTGGGTTGCGGCACCTATGATGATCTCTCTACCCCAGGAAACAGCTAGCGTAAAAGTATGATGATATGGAGAACACAGGATATTGTACCAATAGTTTCTAGAAGATCCACTctatcaatttatataaatgtcgTAGGTACTTAGTACCTAAAATACAAAACTGTTTTTCAGaaactgtttttaaaaattcagaaGTTTTATGTTGCTTTATTTAAAGGATCGCTGTCTTTAGTAGATCGCGAGTTAGGACGTCATCAGACACAATCGAAATCATGAACAAAACATAACAAGAAACAGTGCGACAAAGAGAAGAAGCAGACTAC from Amyelois transitella isolate CPQ chromosome 16, ilAmyTran1.1, whole genome shotgun sequence carries:
- the LOC106141610 gene encoding uncharacterized protein LOC106141610, with amino-acid sequence MSTLQKQERKMVFDVYNYFLNDNNITESQKKTAEATKKSISTVKRIIKEGKSSDFSGVFKTPGKKRERIKTVTGIDGYNKGIIRRCIHNFHLLKNELPSINELYVHASKTKGLKTPIPKDQRVIIVHAGSESGFVPNALLTIRSGMKSGDYHGGITCENYEKWVRTQLLPNLPPRSVVVLDNALYHNKEANVIPNSNAKKSDMQAWLLEKEIPFTPDMLKPQLYHLIKKNKDRYKKFSIDSILNANGHDVLRLPPQHLDLNPIDMAWAVIKGYVSSKNVGWNVPLIIDSVKEKVNAMSPHDWKNLCDKVKEIEVAYVENDNMIDEMTDQFTIDKGDSDSSDSDMSTDSEDEPGPSGPGPDPIAFEYVQCVMSDSE